Sequence from the Populus nigra chromosome 17, ddPopNigr1.1, whole genome shotgun sequence genome:
CAACTTATGatgaaattttccaaatcatCATTTAACTATTGTAATTTTCATggattgaaacaaataaaattgatctagttgtgtttatttttttctaacggACATCACAAGACACATGCACACTTGCATCGTCAAAAACTTTGCAAACTCgtcaaacaagaaaattttattgtaagatattttatttcatgaaagctttaaattttaatgattgTGTTCATATAAGTTCAATAACTTAAATGAAGTTATTGAATATgtaaattttaaagtaaaatgaaaattttgatttcttggttAAAAATCAAAGGCAAGTCATTCAAGTACtaagatataattttatatgtttgttgGAATATGAAAAAATAGGTTAGTTACAATTGTGAAATCGATGGTTATTCTACAAATTTGATTGCTTTTGAAAAATGGCTCACATGAATTTCAAGTTTtagcatgaaaaaataaaggcatCTTGTTTCATATTATGTTAATCTTGCCTATTCATCATGAGAATCCATCCAATATGCAAACATGTCATGATTTCACTTGaaaattcttttcttctccttttagaGCATAACatttatcaatataaataaaatacttctaataaaaaaaggatttataAAAGCATATAATATAGGCTAAGATTTGTGCTTGTTAAAgaataggatatatatatatatatatatatatatatatatatataaggtttaaaaaatatttaagagctaaagatataagataaaatattcatatatagaGAACTTTTAGACTtatcatcttgattttattattgatcTCACCACGATTTCAATTCTTTAAGTTTTATCTCGTGCTTTATCATCAAAATTATCTCTGATTTTAGATTCATACCATCATAAGAGATATTTTagagagttttatttttatctttatttttcattttcaattatgtccctttcacttttttttttatttgaagaatttCATAGATCATCTAAAAactcccccccccctcccctccctttcactttatttttttttatttgaagaattttataaatcatcTAAAAACTTCTAAACCCAAGAGGGGGTAATCCTAATTTGGATTATTATTCAAGAAACTTAGGATTATTATTCAAGAAAGATTTTTAACGCTCAAATAGggacaataataaatatatttcatctATAAAGGATATGTCACAGTCGACTTTTTATAGATTATCAAGATTATGCTCATTTGAGGTTTTTTGGGGTGTAAGAtgacattttaaattattttacaaaaagaagTGATTTTTGCATATCAGGTACGTGAAAATGGGTGGCATTGTTAATGTGCGTGAGGGAGTGCAAGAGATAAATTTCTTCAATCTTCCAATGTCCACGTGTTGAATATGAGAGGCATCAGCATTATATAGCATGCAGCGGCAATGCATGTCACCAAATTATAGGAGGcacttctttattttatttttctgaaaaaaacgAAATGATGTTTATCCGTGAAGTTGATCAAAGACAGTGAACCGTCagagttaaatatattatcgTCACGTTTGACCATGAGCTGCCAAAGGAGAATCTGTGCTAGCTTGGAAGACCTGGAAACAGAGTTCCCTATAAATAATTTAcatctctcttctctctttaagctataagattaattaaatagtttgttttcttttcttttctgtatcAAGTCTGCTCAAACAAGAGCAATACATCTCTACGTTTTAATCCTTTATTTCTCACTAATCTTGCTGAAAGATGAGTTCCAATCCTTCAGCATCTCCCATCAGCAAAAGGTAAAATGAGTCGTAAGCTCAACATTCAACTTTCAGTTCATTATATTAattcattctttcttctttttttctaatcgTTAGAGTTACCTGTAAATTTCAGGCTAGAAGGCAAGGTGGCATTGATAACTGGTGGAGCTAGTGGCATAGGTGAGTGCACAGCAAGGCTATTTGTTCAACACGGTTCCAAGGTCCTTATTGCGGATGTTCAAGACGATCTCGGCCGTGCTCTCTGCCAAGAATACGGCTCTGAGGAAATCATCTCTTATGTCCACTGCAATGTAACAGTCGATTCTGATGTCCAAAATGCGGTTGATACAGCTGTTTCCAGGTACGGTAAGCTAGACATCATGTTCAACAATGCTGGAATTTCAGGCAACACCAAATCATCTATCTTGAATTCTGATAATGAAGACTTTATGAGAGTCCTTAATATCAATGTCTATGGTGGATTCTTGGGTGCCAAACATGCTGCGAGGGTGATGATTCCAGCTAAGAAAGGGTGCATCCTTTTCACTGCAAGTGTGGCTTCAGTTCTATACGGTGAATTGGCACACGCATATACAGCATCGAAGAATGCTATTGTAGGGTTGGCGAAGAACTTGAGTGTGGACTTAGGCCAACATGGGATAAGAGTTAATAGTATTTCTCCCACTGCTGTTGCTACCCCAATGCTTACAGATGCTTTGAGAATGACAAAGGAGGCTGCAGAGAAATTTGTTGCATCAGCAGCCAACTTAAAAGAAGCGGTATTGGAACCAGAAGACGTTGCACAAGCAGCCTTATATCTAGCTAGTGATGACTCCAAGTACGTGAGTGGGGTCAACTTGGTGATCGATGGAGGCTATAACCTTACCAATCCCTCTCTTGCCATGGCAATGAAAAGCTTGTTTTCCAAAGTTTAAATGGAGAACATTGCTTGCTATTTTGGCATTCAAATCGATTGCGTGTTTCGGTTTTTCTGTGAGCTGTTCCAATTTATATGAGTTGGGCTTAACTTGTATTTCAATGCAACTGTATTTGGTCTCGATAATATAAAATGATGCAAACTAATGTAATAATGACTTTTCAAGTAGAtcaataatttcatattttaga
This genomic interval carries:
- the LOC133677615 gene encoding short chain aldehyde dehydrogenase 1-like translates to MSSNPSASPISKRLEGKVALITGGASGIGECTARLFVQHGSKVLIADVQDDLGRALCQEYGSEEIISYVHCNVTVDSDVQNAVDTAVSRYGKLDIMFNNAGISGNTKSSILNSDNEDFMRVLNINVYGGFLGAKHAARVMIPAKKGCILFTASVASVLYGELAHAYTASKNAIVGLAKNLSVDLGQHGIRVNSISPTAVATPMLTDALRMTKEAAEKFVASAANLKEAVLEPEDVAQAALYLASDDSKYVSGVNLVIDGGYNLTNPSLAMAMKSLFSKV